The Ananas comosus cultivar F153 linkage group 7, ASM154086v1, whole genome shotgun sequence genome has a window encoding:
- the LOC109713049 gene encoding uncharacterized protein LOC109713049 isoform X1, whose translation MSSSSSSAAAAAPHLLLGEDGRGYELARRLDACGAWRAWLGDAAYAVFAHALSSAATWESFLSPISSPSPSPSSRARLHLQLRARALLFDKASLSLFLPPASASSTSLANINPNYLQLHGDDVYFTLEDDREDDAHIQAQSRHRHEEWPETWYKQFADKHRIRHHRLLLGDKEIPRRTPDGMSIYLKLCNTHKRKRQAFNESQFIGTTDSTLESNSADEVFFPEIMFPSDCVPDTALPQVNRVDNQKVEIYGVLENLPPLMTRSPAMIERFGIIPEYQKMGRKYRGKYGSGEEGRSLSREQALQMTLKVVARFLATAGFEGGNEVSLEVLSEVFGRHISKLGRTLKLLSDGYKKQFTSIELLKMFLQAAGYSTFGVLAEFTKGSNQVFTHQMQQQNHPMQSQHQNPLLQVQQYANKQFQRPLPQMNMGQTLAFQQQHQLQPHQWEELRRRQLASPRGPVMLMDKGQQMLDVKIENMMDAPIDNSFSALKKHQLLRQQQQQLAMANHQAQSAQQFNQLPPVQLPQLQAQNPYSMRMTPVKVEAFHELMAGDSTSKHENEQNKLTPPPK comes from the exons atgtcgtcgtcgtcgtcgtcggctgcggcggcggcgccgcacCTGCTCTTGGGGGAGGACGGGCGCGGCTACGAGCTGGCGCGGAGGCTGGACGCATGCGGCGCGTGGCGCGCCTGGTTGGGCGACGCCGCGTACGCCGTCTTCGCCCAcgccctctcctccgccgccacgtGGGAGTCGTTCCTCTCCCCcatctcctccccctccccctcgccctcctcgcgCGCCCGCCTCCACCTCCAACTCCGCGCCCGCGCCCTCCTCTTCGACAAggcctccctctccctcttcctcccccCCGCCTCCGCGTCGTCCACCTCCCTCGCCAACATCAACCCTAACT ATTTGCAGCTTCATGGGGATGATGTTTATTTCACGTTAGAAGATGACCGAGAAGATGATGCTCATATTCAG GCACAATCTAGGCACAGGCACGAAGAGTGGCCTGAAACATGGTATAAACAGTTTGCTGACAAACACAGAATAAGACATCACAGACTTCTGCTGGGCGACAAAGAGATACCGAGGCGAACACCTGATGGAATGTCTATTTATCTTAAGCTCTGTAACACCCATAAAAGGAAGAGACAAGCATTTAACGAAAGTCAGTTTATAGGTACCACTGATTCCACCTTGGAATCTAACTCGGCCGATGAGGTTTTCTTTCCAGAGATAATGTTTCCATCTGATTGTGTACCCGATACTGCACTACCACAAGTAAATAGGGTTGATAATCAAAAGGTTGAAATCTACGGGGTTCTTGAAAATTTGCCCCCATTAATGACCCGGAGCCCAGCAATGATCGAAAGATTTGGGATAATTCCTGAATACCAGAAAATGGGAAGAAAATATAGGGGAAAATATGGATCTGGAGAGGAAGGGAGATCTCTCAGTCGTGAGCAAGCATTGCAGATGACTCTGAAGGTAGTTGCTCGTTTCTTAGCAACTGCTGGTTTCGAAGGCGGAAATGAAGTTTCACTTGAAGTTCTCTCGGAAGTTTTTGGTAGGCATATTTCCAAACTAGGCCGCACTCTGAAGCTTTTGTCCGATGGTTACAAGAAGCAGTTTACGTCCATTGAGCTTCTAAAGATGTTTCTGCAAGCAGCAGGATATAG CACCTTTGGGGTGTTGGCAGAATTTACAAAAGGTAGCAACCAGGTCTTCACTCACCAAATGCAGCAACAAAATCATCCAATGCAGTCGCAACATCAGAACCCTCTTCTGCAGGTTCAACAA TATGCAAACAAACAATTTCAAAGACCGCTGCCCCAGATGAATATGGGTCAAACCCTGGCATTCCAGCAACAGCATCAGCTGCAACCGCACCAATGGGAGGAGCTGCGCCGCCGCCAATTGGCAAGCCCTCGTGGTCCCGTTATGCTAATGGACAAAGGTCAACAGATGTTGGATGTTAAGATTGAGAATATGATGGATGCGCCAATCGATAATTCTTTTAGTGCTCTCAAGAAGCATCAGCTACtaaggcagcagcagcagcagctggcTATGGCCAATCACCAAGCTCAATCGGCTCAGCAGTTCAATCAACTTCCACCTGTTCAACTTCCTCAACTGCAAGCACA GAATCCATATAGTATGAGAATGACACCAGTGAAAGTCGAAGCTTTCCATGAACTTATGGCTGGGGATTCGACATCAAAGCATGAGAATGAGCAAAATAAGCTTACTCCGCCTCCAAAATAG
- the LOC109713049 gene encoding uncharacterized protein LOC109713049 isoform X2, giving the protein MSSSSSSAAAAAPHLLLGEDGRGYELARRLDACGAWRAWLGDAAYAVFAHALSSAATWESFLSPISSPSPSPSSRARLHLQLRARALLFDKASLSLFLPPASASSTSLANINPNYLQLHGDDVYFTLEDDREDDAHIQAQSRHRHEEWPETWYKQFADKHRIRHHRLLLGDKEIPRRTPDGMSIYLKLCNTHKRKRQAFNESQFIGTTDSTLESNSADEVFFPEIMFPSDCVPDTALPQVNRVDNQKVEIYGVLENLPPLMTRSPAMIERFGIIPEYQKMGRKYRGKYGSGEEGRSLSREQALQMTLKVVARFLATAGFEGGNEVSLEVLSEVFGRHISKLGRTLKLLSDGYKKQFTSIELLKMFLQAAGYSTFGVLAEFTKGSNQVFTHQMQQQNHPMQSQHQNPLLQYANKQFQRPLPQMNMGQTLAFQQQHQLQPHQWEELRRRQLASPRGPVMLMDKGQQMLDVKIENMMDAPIDNSFSALKKHQLLRQQQQQLAMANHQAQSAQQFNQLPPVQLPQLQAQNPYSMRMTPVKVEAFHELMAGDSTSKHENEQNKLTPPPK; this is encoded by the exons atgtcgtcgtcgtcgtcgtcggctgcggcggcggcgccgcacCTGCTCTTGGGGGAGGACGGGCGCGGCTACGAGCTGGCGCGGAGGCTGGACGCATGCGGCGCGTGGCGCGCCTGGTTGGGCGACGCCGCGTACGCCGTCTTCGCCCAcgccctctcctccgccgccacgtGGGAGTCGTTCCTCTCCCCcatctcctccccctccccctcgccctcctcgcgCGCCCGCCTCCACCTCCAACTCCGCGCCCGCGCCCTCCTCTTCGACAAggcctccctctccctcttcctcccccCCGCCTCCGCGTCGTCCACCTCCCTCGCCAACATCAACCCTAACT ATTTGCAGCTTCATGGGGATGATGTTTATTTCACGTTAGAAGATGACCGAGAAGATGATGCTCATATTCAG GCACAATCTAGGCACAGGCACGAAGAGTGGCCTGAAACATGGTATAAACAGTTTGCTGACAAACACAGAATAAGACATCACAGACTTCTGCTGGGCGACAAAGAGATACCGAGGCGAACACCTGATGGAATGTCTATTTATCTTAAGCTCTGTAACACCCATAAAAGGAAGAGACAAGCATTTAACGAAAGTCAGTTTATAGGTACCACTGATTCCACCTTGGAATCTAACTCGGCCGATGAGGTTTTCTTTCCAGAGATAATGTTTCCATCTGATTGTGTACCCGATACTGCACTACCACAAGTAAATAGGGTTGATAATCAAAAGGTTGAAATCTACGGGGTTCTTGAAAATTTGCCCCCATTAATGACCCGGAGCCCAGCAATGATCGAAAGATTTGGGATAATTCCTGAATACCAGAAAATGGGAAGAAAATATAGGGGAAAATATGGATCTGGAGAGGAAGGGAGATCTCTCAGTCGTGAGCAAGCATTGCAGATGACTCTGAAGGTAGTTGCTCGTTTCTTAGCAACTGCTGGTTTCGAAGGCGGAAATGAAGTTTCACTTGAAGTTCTCTCGGAAGTTTTTGGTAGGCATATTTCCAAACTAGGCCGCACTCTGAAGCTTTTGTCCGATGGTTACAAGAAGCAGTTTACGTCCATTGAGCTTCTAAAGATGTTTCTGCAAGCAGCAGGATATAG CACCTTTGGGGTGTTGGCAGAATTTACAAAAGGTAGCAACCAGGTCTTCACTCACCAAATGCAGCAACAAAATCATCCAATGCAGTCGCAACATCAGAACCCTCTTCTGCAG TATGCAAACAAACAATTTCAAAGACCGCTGCCCCAGATGAATATGGGTCAAACCCTGGCATTCCAGCAACAGCATCAGCTGCAACCGCACCAATGGGAGGAGCTGCGCCGCCGCCAATTGGCAAGCCCTCGTGGTCCCGTTATGCTAATGGACAAAGGTCAACAGATGTTGGATGTTAAGATTGAGAATATGATGGATGCGCCAATCGATAATTCTTTTAGTGCTCTCAAGAAGCATCAGCTACtaaggcagcagcagcagcagctggcTATGGCCAATCACCAAGCTCAATCGGCTCAGCAGTTCAATCAACTTCCACCTGTTCAACTTCCTCAACTGCAAGCACA GAATCCATATAGTATGAGAATGACACCAGTGAAAGTCGAAGCTTTCCATGAACTTATGGCTGGGGATTCGACATCAAAGCATGAGAATGAGCAAAATAAGCTTACTCCGCCTCCAAAATAG